Genomic DNA from Bacteroides zhangwenhongii:
ATTTCCACTGATATTCAATTTAAATGGAGCATTTTCCGCATTGCAATAGACTGTAAGTGTTTTATCAAAATGTTCAGGTTGTTCTGCCTTATATTTTATTTTCAAAATAATATTTTCACCTGGTAAAACAGGTTTCTTTGCATAATCTACTTTAGTACACCCACAAGAAGTAATTACATCATTTATCACTAATGGCGATTTCCCTACATTTGAAATTACAAACTCGGTTTTTCTCTCGTCATTCCAAGAGAAATCGCCTAAATCAACTTTCTTTTTGTCAAAAGAAATAGCAGTCAAGACTTGTTCATCTACAGATGATACAACAGTTTTTCCTGAAATTATATTGAAATACAAATCTCTTATTTTCGGTTTGAGGACCGGATTTCCGATTGCTATGATCTTATCCTTTTTATCTAAAAGAAAGGTAGTGAAATTCTCCTCATCTAAAAATTTGTTCATTCTATTCAAAGTATCCTTTTCATCAATGTAAACAAAATAATTAAATTGATTATTCCTTAAATGTTTAATCAGTTTCCTTTTCCCTTTTGGATTAAAAACCATTAAACAATTCACTCTGTTAGGATATAGAGAATCTAATTCTTCCATCATCACTTTCCATCTTGGCAATTGCAACCTACAACTGATACAACCTATTGTATCAACATAGTTCAATATAGTATAAGAGGACTGTTCTCTTGTATACTTTGTCATAACAGTATCACTCGTATAAGACGTTAAACATATACTATCAGGAAATTGAATAATCCTCCCATTCCATTCATTAACAAAACGGGCTATTCTATCTTGTTCTGATTCTTTACAAGATAATAATAATATAGCAATAAGTATCAAACTAACTAAACGTGTCATTATCTCAAATAATATTTCAAGATTACAGGATTATCATCTTCTTTTAATGTCTCCATTTTACGAATTTCTTCAGATGACATAAGATTGCGATCTACAACTTTACTAACTAAATCCGGCTGACAAATAGAGAGCAAAACATTGTCTACTATACCAAAGCAAGGATACATGATAAAAGGTTCTCCTTCTTTACATAAATAACCTTCCTTTTGCTTTCTGTTATAAATAAAATGGCTACCATAACCTTTATCTGTTTTTGCCAAATAAACATAAACATAATCATTATTGAAAAACTTGATTAAAGGTAATATACTCTCCGACTTTTTCAAGAATTGATATCTTTCAGTTGCATCCTGCGTAACCCTTCTTCTCTCCTCATCAGAATCTGTTCGTTTCCCATGACCACATCCGGGCAATCCTTCCAGTTTGACTTCAGCATCTCCCAAGTCAAGATACATCATCGGTTCTAACTTTTTGTTTTCTTTATCTATCCGATAAAAATAATAGTTCAATCCAAAAGGTACATAATAAAAATTATCATCAATATGATAAAAGCAATGATGAGACATATTATTTCCGGAGATCGTCCCTTTATAATTTGCATTTACTACTTGTTTTGTATCCAAATTAACAAAAGAAAGTTCTTGGTCGGTCCATACAAAAGGATGGTTAAAAATATAATTATTTGAATCTAAAGCCATCAAATAATCAACTGGAAATTCCGGTTTAAATTGCCTTCTGGATATAAGTTCAAATGTCGGACTATAAGTATATATTGTTCCGTATGGATTTAACAGATCAATACCTTTCAAATATGGATTAAAACTTATATCTAAAACCATAAT
This window encodes:
- a CDS encoding DUF1573 domain-containing protein — its product is MTRLVSLILIAILLLSCKESEQDRIARFVNEWNGRIIQFPDSICLTSYTSDTVMTKYTREQSSYTILNYVDTIGCISCRLQLPRWKVMMEELDSLYPNRVNCLMVFNPKGKRKLIKHLRNNQFNYFVYIDEKDTLNRMNKFLDEENFTTFLLDKKDKIIAIGNPVLKPKIRDLYFNIISGKTVVSSVDEQVLTAISFDKKKVDLGDFSWNDERKTEFVISNVGKSPLVINDVITSCGCTKVDYAKKPVLPGENIILKIKYKAEQPEHFDKTLTVYCNAENAPFKLNISGNAK
- a CDS encoding 6-bladed beta-propeller, yielding MKKVSIIILLVIVYACSGGHKKLPEEIEIIPVDVHETIREASSLFEKIELVPLETNDSSLLFRTNKVIYDEDIDMFAIYTSDQIVYTFTGKGRYIDNSKRMKGQGPKDYIMVLDISFNPYLKGIDLLNPYGTIYTYSPTFELISRRQFKPEFPVDYLMALDSNNYIFNHPFVWTDQELSFVNLDTKQVVNANYKGTISGNNMSHHCFYHIDDNFYYVPFGLNYYFYRIDKENKKLEPMMYLDLGDAEVKLEGLPGCGHGKRTDSDEERRRVTQDATERYQFLKKSESILPLIKFFNNDYVYVYLAKTDKGYGSHFIYNRKQKEGYLCKEGEPFIMYPCFGIVDNVLLSICQPDLVSKVVDRNLMSSEEIRKMETLKEDDNPVILKYYLR